The Stackebrandtia nassauensis DSM 44728 genome includes the window AGGTCGCCCACGAGAAGACCCTCGGGATGCTGACGGGCGCCAAGCCGTGGATGCTGTCCGCGCTGGAGAAGGTCAACAAGGTGTCCGACCCGCGCCGGGTCTTCGGCATCGACTTCCCCAACGCGGTGGGCCTGGCCGCGGGCATGGACAAGAACGGCGTCGCGGTGGCGGCCTGGCCCGCGCTGGGTTTCGGTTTCGTGGAGCTGGGCACCGTCACCTGGTACGGCCAGCCGGGCAACCCCCGGCCCCGGCTGTACCGGCTGCCCGACTCGCAGGCCCTCATCAACCGGATGGGCTTCAACAACGAGGGCGCCCAGGCCCTGGCCGCCCGGCTGGGACAGCCACCCCGGCCGGCGGTGCCGGTGGGCATCAGCCTCGGCAAGTCGGCCACCACGTCGCTGGAGCACGCGGTCGACGACTACGTCGCGTCCTTCCACGCCCTGTACCGCTACGGCGACTATTTCGCCGTCAACGTCTCCTCGCCCAATACCCCGGGCCTGCGCACCCTTCAGGACGCGGAGCAGCTGTCGCGCATCCTCAGGGCCCTTTACGAGGAGGGTGCGCGGTTGTCGGGCGGTGCCCGTCCCAAGCCGATCCTGGTGAAGCTGGCCCCCGACCTGACGGAACCGGCGATCTTCCAGGCGCTGGAGGTGTGCATGACCCACGGCGTCTCGGGTGTCATCGCCGCCAACACCACCCTGGGCCGCGACAAGGTCGCCAAGACCGACACCGACCGGGCCGCGCAGCCAGGTGGCCTGTCGGGCGCGCCCCTGCGCGACATCACCCGCTCCATCGTGTCGTTCATTCACCGGGAAACCGCCGGACGACTGCCGATCATCGGCGTCGGCGGCATCACCTCGGCCGATGACGCGGTGCGGTTGGTCGACGCCGGTGCCAGTCTTGTGCAGCTGTACACGGGTCTGGTCTACTCGGGCCCGGCTCTGGTACGCAAATCCGCGCGCGCGATCCGCAAGGCCCCGCCCGCGCGTCCCCCCATCCGACCTCAAGGAGGAGCCCGACGTGGGTGACCTGACCTTCGGTGCCCGAACCGCCAAGGCGCTGACCAAACGCGGCCCGCTGTGCGTGGGCATCGATCCGCACTCGCAACTGTTGCGCACCTGGGGCCTGGACGACGACGTCAAGGGCGCGGAGCGGTTCTGCATGACGATCGTGGACGCGCTGGCCGGGGAGGTGGCGTTCATCAAGCCGCAGTCGGCCTTCTTCGAGCGCTTCGGCTCCGCCGGAATCGGCCTTCTTGAACGAGTTATATCGGAATCGAGGCATGCCGGAGCCCAGATCCTCCTCGACGTCAAACGCGGCGACATCGGCAGCACCATGCAGGCCTACGCCCAGGCGTACCTGGACCCGGCCTCGCCGCTGGCCGTCGACGCCGTGACCGCCAGTCCCTATCTGGGGGTGGGTTCGCTACAGCCGATGTTCGACCTGGCCTCGGCGCACCGGCGCGGCGTGTTCGTCTTGGCGCTGACGTCCAACGCCGAGGGCGGGCAAGTACAGAAGGCGGTGCGCAAGGACGGCCGCACCGTGGCGCAGTCGGTCATCGACGAGGTCGCCGCGGCCAACGCCGACGCCGAACCCATGGGTTCGCTGGGCGTGGTCGTGGGCGCAACTATTTCGGCCTGCCGCGGCGACGACGCGGCCCGCAGTCGCCAGATGACACACGGCATCACCCACACCGCCCGCTCCGGCGAGTCCGCGCACGACCTGGACGCCCTCAACGGCCCGATCCTGGTGCCGGGCATGGGAACCCAGGGCGGCAAGCCCGCCGACCTGCGTCGGGTGCTGGGCAGGGCCGCTACCTGGGCAATCCCCTCGTACTCCCGCGACATCGCCCGTCACGGACCGTCGGCCGGCGGGCTGCGGCAGGCGGCGAAACAGGCCATGGAGGCGTGCGCCGAGGCCGTTGGCCGCTAGGTGTCGGGGTCAGGGGCCGGGTACCGCGACGGCGCATTAGGAGTACCCCGCGTGGTGGCGCGATTGGACGTGTGGTTACGTTTCCCGCGCTGGGTTAAAAAACCCAGCGTGCGAGAGGGGCCGGGTTCCTCGGGCCCTCTGCAAAGTCCTTAATAGACCAAGCCACACCCTAGGAGACCCCGTGCCGCTCCCGTCTCTTACGCCAGAGCAGCGCGCTGCCGCCCTCGAGAAGGCCGCCGCAGCACGTAAGGCCCGCGCTGAGCTGAAAGAGAAGCTCAAGACCGGTGAGTTGTCGCTTGCCGACGTCCTCGCCGCGGCGTCCAAGGACGACATCGCCGGAAAAATGAAGGTGTCGGCCGTGCTGAAGGCCCTTCCGGGTATCGGCGACAAGCGCACCGTTCAGATCATGGAGAAGCTGAAGATCGCCGACAGCCGCCGCCTGCGGGGGCTTGGCGAACATCAGCGTCAGGCTCTTCTGGCCGAGTTCTCCGGCGACGACGACTAGCCGTCCGGTAGAAAAAACACGTGAGCTTTGACGACCACCGCCCCGTGGCGGCGCGCTTGACGGTTCTTTCGGGTCCGTCCGGCGTCGGCAAAGGCAGCGTGAAGGCGCTCATCCGAGAGCGATACCCCTGGGTATGGTTCTCGGTGAGCGCCACCACGCGCGCGCCGCGGCCAGACGAGATTCCCGGGTTTCACTACCACTACTACGATCGCGCGCATTTCGAGAAGCTTGCCGCTGACGGCATGTTCCTGGAGTGGGCGCAGTACGCCAACAACCTGTACGGCACGCCCCGCGGGCCGATCGAGGAGCGTCTGGACGCCGGTCTTCCGGCGGTCACGGAGGCCGATCTGCAGGGAGCGCGTCAGATTCGGCAGGCCATGCCGCAGGCACGGCTGGTGTTTCTGGCGCCACCGTCGTGGGACGAGTTGGTGCGGCGGCTGACCGGCCGTGGCACCGAGGACGCCGAGACGATCAAGCGACGGCTGGCCCTGGCCGAGGCGGAGTTGTCGGCGGAGTCGGAGTTCGACTACACGATCACCAATTACTCCGTCGAACAGGCCACCGAGGAGCTGGTAGGCTTGCTCGGTTCACCGACGCAGCCGACCGAGGCGTGTCCGGTGGGCAAGACCTTAGCTGCCACACATTTCTAGAACCACCCACACGGACAACAACGGAGAGCTGAACTCGCGTGTCTGGAACCGTCGCTGACCCGACCGGAATCACCAAACCTCCGATCGACGACCTGCTCGAGAAGACTCACTCCAAGTACCAGCTGGTCATCTACGGCGCCAAGCGTGCCCGTCAGATCAACGCCTACTACAGCCAGCTCGGTGAGGGCCTGCTGGAGTACGTGGGACCGCTGGTGGAGACCACGCCGCAGGAGAAGTCGCTGTCGATCGCGCTGCGCGAGATCGACCAGGACCTGCTGATCACCGAGGCGCTTCCGGACGTCGAGGACACCCCCAAGGGCCCCTCGGGTGTCCCGGCGGTCGAGACCGACATCATCTGAGAGCGATGACCCGTGTGTGCTGACGCCCCGGTTCGCCCCGAGGTGATCCTCGGCGTCAGCGGCGGTATCGCCGCCTACAAGGCCTGCGAGCTGCTGCGTCTTTTCACCGAGTCCGGTCACGCCGTGACCGTCATTCCCACCGAGGCCGCGTTGCGGTTCGTGGGTGAACCCACCTGGGCCGCCCTGTCGGGGCGGCCGGTGGCCACCGGTGTCTTCGACGACGCCCATGATGTCCCGCACGTCCAGCTGGGTCGTAAGGCCGAGCTGGTGGTGGTGGCTCCGGCGACCGCCGATGTGATGGCGCGGGCGGTTTCTGGCCGTGCCGATGATCTGTTGACCGCGACATTGCTGACGGCGCGGTGTCCGGTGTTGTTCGCCCCGGCGATGCACACCGAGATGTGGGAGCATCCGGCCACGGTGGACAATGTGGCGACGTTGCGGCGTCGTGGCGCCATCGTCGCCGAACCGGCTTCGGGTCGTCTGACCGGTGCCGACACCGGCAAGGGCCGGCTGCCGGATCCGGCGGAGATCTTCGCGTTCGCGCGGCATCTGCTGGCGGGGGCGAGCGTGGGGGAGAACCTGCGCGGTCGCCACATCCTGGTCACGGCGGGCGGTACCCGCGAGGCCATCGACCCGGTGCGTTATCTGGCGAATCGTTCCAGCGGCAAGCAGGGTTTCGCACTGGCGCGGGCCGCGGCGGCCCGGGGTGCGAAGGTCACGATCGTGGCCGCGAACGTGTCGCTTCCGGTGCCGTTGGGGGCCGAGGTGATCACGGTGGAGTCGGCGGCGCAGTTGCGCTCGGCCACGGTGGAGGCCGCGGCGGGTGCCGACGCGGTGATCATGGCCGCGGCTCCGGCCGATTTCCGGCCCGCGTCCTATTCGGACGCGAAGATCAAGAAGGACGCCGAGACCACGACCTGGAGTCTGGACCTGGAGACCACGGTGGACATCGCCGCCGAGTTGGGTCGGGCGAAGCGGCCGGGGCAGGTGCTGGTGACCTTCGCGGCCGAGACGCACGACGCGGTGGCGCACGCGAAGGCGAAACTGGCCGCCAAGAACGCCGATCTGATGGTCCTCAACGACGTGTCCGGTGGCAAGGCCTTCGGTCGCGACGACAACGCGGTGACGTTGTTGTGGCCGGACGGGACCTCGCGTGAGGTGGCGTTGTCCAGCAAGGACGCGATCGCCGGTGCGGTCGTGGACGCCGTGGCCGCGGAGCTTCGTCCACTGTAGTTTTTCTCCGGTTTGTCAAGGGGCATCCGGATTCTTTCAGTCCGACTGCGATTAGCAGTATTTACCTTTTCGGATTGCCTACGTAGGATCCCAGTCATACAGATATCGACCCATGTCTGTATGTCGATTCAGAGAGGATCCTTCCTTGAGAGCCAAACACCTGTTGGCCGTCGCCGCGGCCACCATCGCCGCGGCCGGAGCCCTGGCCGTGGCGAGCGGCACGGCCACAGCGGAGTCGCAGCAGGCCGACCCCGCCGCCCTGCCCGAACCCTCCGTCGAGAAGGTCGGCGAACACGTCGACGACCCCACAAAACTGTCCTACAAAGACTCCGACGGCGCCGTCACCGTGTCCCACCCCGGAGCCACCTACGTCAAGGTGAACTTCACGTCGCTGGACCTGGCACCCGGCGACAGCCTCACCGTCTCAGCCCCCGGCGGCACCGAGAAACACACCTACCACGGCGCACCCGGCGACGGACTGCGCAAGACCGACGCCGGATACACCCGCCACGGTGACTCCGGCTTCGCCGCCCTGTCCGTCGAAGGCGACACCGCCAAGGTCACCCTGCACCGCAGCTCCGGCTCCACCGCCAAGGGCGCGGTCATCGAGGGCTACTGGCGCGGCTACGACACCAAGGAGTACGCCAAGGCCAACGCCGACACCCGCAGCGTGTGCGACAACGACGCCCGTCGCGACGTCACCTGCTACGCCGAATCCCGTCCCACCGAGTACGCCAACGCCAAACCCGTGGCCCGGCTGCTCATGGGCGGCAGCGCCTGCACCGCGTTCAGGGTCGGCAACACCAACCGGCTGCTGACCAACAACCACTGCATGTCCGACCAGGGCACGGTGGCATCCTCCGAAACCCAGTTCGGCTACGAGTGCGCCACCTGCGGCGGCAACGACCCGGCCGAACCGACCAAGGTCGGCGGCGAGACCATGGTGTCCACCGACGCCGGACTCGACTACACCCTCTACTCGGTGCAGAACTTCGACTCCATCTCGTCGTTCGGGACCCTGTACGTCGAGGAACGCGAACCCTCCGCCGGTGAGCGCATCTACATCCCCGGCCACGGGGACGCCTCGCCCAAGCGACTGTCCATCTTCGAGGAAGAGGACAACGGCACCGAGTGCTCGATCCAGGAACCCAACCTGGACAGCACCAACGCCGGGTACATGTGCGACACCTCCGGCGGCAACTCCGGTTCCCCGGTGATCGCCGGTGACACCAACAAGGTCATCGCGCTCCACCATCTGGGCGGCTGCCACAACGCGGGCACCCGGATGGCGCTGATCTTCCCCGAGATCTCCGGCGACATCGACAACAACGCCTGATGATCAGTTCTTCCGGTGGCGCCGTGACGAGCGGCGTCACCGGAAACGCCGCTGGTATGGGCGTTACACTCATAGCTTGTCCCACGTACACCACCACTCTAGGAGCGCTGTGGCACGCCGCCTATTCACCTCGGAGTCCGTCACCGAGGGTCACCCCGACAAGATCGCCGACCAGATCAGTGACGGCATCCTCGATGCCCTCCTGACCGAGGACCCCGCCAGCCGGGTCGCGGTGGAGACCCTCATCACGACCGGCCAGGTGCACGTGGCCGGCGAGGTCACCACCGGCGCCTACGCGGACATCCCCTCCATCGTCCGCGAGACGATCCTGGGCATCGGCTACGACTCGTCCAAAAAGGGCTTCGATGGTGCGTCGTGTGGCGTCAGTGTCTCCATCGGATCGCAGTCGCCGGACATCGCCCAGGGCGTCGACAAGGCCCTGGAGTCGCGTGAGGACGCTTCCGACCACGACGCGCTGGACCTGCAGGGCGCCGGCGACCAGGGCATGATGTTCGGCTTCGCCTGCGGCGAGACCCCCGAACTGATGCCGCTGCCGATCGCGCTGTCGCACCGGCTGTCGCAGCGACTGTCGGCCGTGCGCAAGGACGGCACCGTGCCGTACCTGCGTCCCGACGGCAAGACCCAGGTCACCATCGAGTACGACGACCTCAAGCCGGTCAAGCTCAACACCGTCGTGGTGTCGAGCCAGCACGCGCCCGACGTGTCGCTGGACTCGCTGATGACGCCCGACATCGCCGAGCACGTGGTGGCCCCGGAGCTGAAGGCCCTGGACATCGACGTCAGCGACTTTAGGTTGCTGGTCAACCCGACCGGCCGCTTCGAGATCGGTGGCCCGATGGGCGACGCCGGTCTGACCGGCCGCAAGATCATCGTGGACACCTACGGCGGTTACGCCCGGCACGGCGGAGGCGCCTTCTCCGGCAAGGACCCGTCCAAGGTGGACCGTTCCGCGGCCTACGCGATGCGTTGGGTCGCCAAGAACGTCGTGGCCGCCGGTCTGGCCGAGCGCTGCGAGACCCAGGTCGCCTACGCCATCGGCAAGGCGCACCCGGTCAGCGTCCGGGTCGAGACCTTCGGCACCGAGACCATCCCGGTCGCCAAGATCGAAGAGGCCATCGGCAAGGTCTTCGACCTGCGTCCGGCCGCGATCATCCGCGACCTGAACCTGTTGCGCCCCATCTACCGGCAGACGGCCGCCTATGGACACTTCGGACGCGAGCTGCCGGAGCTGTCGTGGGAGACCACCGACCGTGTCGACGCGCTCAAGGCCGCGGTCTAACCAGCCATAGCTTCATCGAACCGCCCGAGGGGTCTCCCCTCGGGCGGTTTCTCACGTCCCGGTGGTGCCCAACAGTGCCAGCGCCACCGGGAACGCCACCACCAGGGTGTGCTCGGCACTCGGCAGCCGCCGCTGGAACCACAGGCCCTGCGCCGGGTGGTAGCGGGCGGCCACGGACCCGTCGGGGGCGGTGAAGTCGCCGTAGCGGCCACTCGGCTCCCACACGACCTCGAACAGCACCGTGTCGTCGGCGCCGAGGATCCGGTGCGCCCGGTGGCGGCGGGCGGTGTCGACGGCGACGCGGCCCAACAGCCCGCCGTGGGGTGCCAGGATCGCGCACGGTGGTGTGGCCCCGGTGGATGGCGGCACCGGCTGCCGGTCGGCGAAGAACAGTGGCGTCCCGGCGGGATCGTCCACACGCACCACGACCCGGCCCAGGTTGTGGTCGGTGCTGAACCAGCCGCGCCACCCGTGTGGCGGCTGTTCGGCGGTGACGGGGGCCGCGGTGGCCACGACACCGCCGTGTCCGTCGCGGTAGGCGAAGCTCCAGTCGGCCGAGCCGCCGGACACGGCCAGTCGCGCGGTGGTGAGCAGAGCGGTCATGGCTTCACGCTAAGCACGGTCGTCTAGGCCGCGTCTAGGTCGCGACCCGATGCCGCTGGCGGGATCGCACGCGTTTTGCGCCAAAGCGGGAAGTCGCGCACGCACCCCGTGTTAGCTTCTGCCTTGGGCGCCAAGTAGACGCGCACACATCGGGGGTGTTGTCACGTGAGATGGACACGACTGTGTTACGCGGCCGGGGCGATGACCGTGGCCGGGGTGGTGCTGCTGCCGGCGGTGGCGGTCGCGGCCGAGGACCAGGTCAGCATCGCCAGCTCGGACGAGAAGATCGAGGCCGGTCAGACGCTCAACGTCACCGTCAACTGCGAGAAGGGCGACGTGAAGGCGACCGTGTGGTACAGCCGCAAGGGTTCCACCGACAAGAACGGCGAGACCAGCGCCAACACCGACGCCGACGGCAAGGCCGACGTCGAGATCGAACTGCCCAAGGACGTCAAGAAGGGCGACTACTCGGTGTCGGTGCAGTGCGGCGACACCAACATCGTCAAGAACGACTTCACGATCATCGTCGTCGAGGACGACAAGTCCCCGTCGCCGTCAGCCTCACCGACCCAGGACAAGTCGATGACGGTTTCCCCCAACACCGTCGCACCCGGCGGCACCATCACCATCACCGGTTGGTGCGACAAGGACACCAAGGACGCCAAGGTCTACTACGGCGCCGCCGACGGTTCCGGGCAGCCGTACACCGAGAAGAGCGGCATCGAAGCCGAAGCCGACGGCAAGGTCAGCCAGTCGCTGGTGGTCACCAAGGACACCAAACCCGGCGAGTACGACGGCGTCCTGTTGTGCTCCGAGGACGGCAAGACCCAAACGGCCGGGTTCACCGTGTCCACCGGCGGCACCACCGCCGGAGACGGCACTACCGCTTCGGGCGGCAACGGCACCATGCTGGCCCTGATCGGCGGCGGCATGCTGGCCGCGGCCGCGCTGGGCGGCGCGATCTACATGCAACGCCGCGGGCTCGGTGTCTCGGCGTAGCCGATCCGGGCCGCGCGGCATCGCCACCGCCTCCGGGCAGCGGATTCCCCGGCCGGTGGCGGTGTGCCTGACGCTGACGGTGATCGCGGCGGCCGGTTGCGGGCTGATGCTGGGGGCGTTGACGCCGCTGCCGAGCACCTCGCCGCAGCCGCAGGCGGTACCGGTCCCGCCCAGTGTGCCGCCGGTGCCGTCGCTGTCGCCCGGCCAAATCGCGCCACCGGGCCTGTCACGGTCGACCCCGACGGTGGTCGATATCGCCGCCATCGGCGTGCACTCGCCGGTCACGCCGGTGGGACTGGACCGCGACGGCACCATCGAGGCCCCCGACCTGGACCAACCGCACCAGACCGGCTGGTACAGCCACGGCCCCGCGCCCGGCCAGATCGGGACGGCGGCCCTGGTCGGACACGTCGACTCGCGGCGCAGCGGCGCTGCGGTGTTCTACGACCTGGGGTCGCTGGAGACCGGCGACTCCATCGTCGTGTCCCGCCGCGACGGCCGCGACGTCACCTTCACCGTCGACCTGGTCGAGTCCTACCCGAAGAAGAAGTTCCCCTACGGGGCGGTGTTCACCAACACCGGCTACGCCGCGCTGCGGCTGATCACCTGCGGCGGGAACTTCGACACCAAGCGCCGCAGCTACACCCACAACATCGTGGTGTACGCGACCATGGCCACCTGAGTCGTCAGCGCGGCGTCGCCGTCTCCCCAACACGTGTCAAGAAACCGTCAAGATCCGCGACGACGCGCCGAAACGGGCGCATAGTGGCTGTGTGCAGCGAACATTCAACCGGCACACCGTGGTGAGCCAGGCGCGAGGCAAGACGTCCAAGGACTGCGACCGCACCGCGGCGCTGGCGGTCATCGTGACCCGGGCGGTGCTGTTGGGAGCGTTGGCGGTGCTGGCGCTGGCCGTCACACTCGACTGACGAGACTGGGCACCGCCGACAGGCCCACCGGTTCCCCGGGCCCGGCGTGCGGCAGCAGGAACGTGCGGATACCCAACTGGGTGGCCGCGGCGTCGGCGAACGAGTCGCCGACCATGAGCGCCTCGTCGGGTTCGACCTCCAGCCGCAGACACGCCTCCCGGAAGATCTCCGGCTCCGGCTTACAACACCTGACCTCATAGGACAGTATCCAGTGGTCGATGAGGTGGTCGAACCCCAGATGCTTGGCCACCGGACGCACGTCGAAACCGATGTTGCTGACCAGCGCGATCGGGATGGCCGCGGCCCGCAACGCCTCCAGCGTCGGGATCGTGTCCGGGTAGGCCACCCAGCCCTCCGGGGAACACAACCGCTCGTACATGCCCTCGGCGAAACCCTCGAACGCGCCCGAGGTCTGCGAGGCCAGACCCACGAACGCCTCCCGGTGGTCTATTTCGGACAGGTCCCGGTCGGCCCAGGCCTGCGCGAAGTACGGCAGCACCTTCGCCGGTTGCCCCGAACCCACCCAACCCAAGGCGCCCAGGGCATCGCCCAAGACGGTGGCCCGGTACTGCGGCAGTGTGACACCGGCGGCCGCGGCGGCGTGCTCCACCGACACGCTGGGTGACTCGACCTGCGCGAGCGTGCCGTGGAAGTCAAAAAGGACAGCACGAATCGGCCGAACGGTGGTTGCGGGGCCGGTGTCGTCTGGGTTATTCGGGAGCACGGAAGGGACAATACCCATCGCCGCGCGGCCGACCGCGCAGTGGCCCGCGGGTGTTTCCTAGTCCGTGTGTCGGCCAGGTCGCACACTACTCTTGCGGGCATGACAACTCCGCGTCCGCGCGAACGCCCGGCTGACACGGCGGACAAGGGCACCGACTCACCGGCGACGCGCTACGCCGCGGCACGCTGGCGGTCGCAGTTCCCTCAGCTCGCCGATTTCTCCTCCCGGCTGTCCTTCGACCTGGACGACTTCCAGATCGAGGCCTGCCAGGGCCTGGAACGCGGCTCCGGGGTGCTGGTGTGCGCCCCCACCGGCGCGGGCAAGACGATCGTGGGGGAGTTCGCCGTCCACCTGGCGTTGTCCAAGGGCCGCAAGTGCTTCTACACGACACCCATCAAGGCGCTGTCGAACCAGAAGTTCCACGACCTGGTGGCCGTGCACGGCGCCGACAAGGTGGGCCTGCTGACCGGCGACACCGTCATCAACGGTGAGGCGCCGGTGGTGGTCATGACCACCGAGGTGCTGCGCAACATGCTCTACGCCCGCTCGGCCACCCTGGAGGGGCTGGGCTTCGTGGTCATGGACGAGGTGCACTACCTGGCCGACCGGTTCCGCGGCGCCGTGTGGGAGGAGGTCATCATCCACCTGCCCGCCTCGGTGAGCCTGGTGTCGTTGTCGGCGACGGTGTCCAACGCCGAGGAGTTCGCCGACTGGCTGGTGTCGCTGCGCGGCCACACCGAGGTCGTGGTGTCCGAGCACCGTCCGGTGCCGCTGTGGCAGCACATCATGGTGGGCCGCCGCCTGTTCGACCTGTTCGCCACCGAGGGCGACGACCGCACCGAGGTGCACCCGCAACTGATGCGCCACATCCGGGAACAGGAACGCCGCCTGGGCTACGACCGGCGCGGCCGGATGCGCCGCCCGAGGCCGCCGTACCGCAGCGACGTGATCGCCAAGCTCGACTCCGAGGCGCTGCTGCCCGCGATCGTGTTCATCTTCAGCCGGGCCGCGTGCGACGCGGCCGTCAGCCAGTGCCTGCTGGACGGGCTGCGGCTGACCGACCCGGGCGAGGAGGCCGAGATCGCCCGCGTCGCCAACGCCCGCGTCGCGCACATCTCCACCTCCGACCTCAACGCCCTGGGCTACTACCCGTTCCTGGACGGGCTGCAACGCGGCCTGGCCGCCCACCACGCGGGCCTGTTGCCGGTGTTCAAGGAGATCGTGGAGGAGCTGTTCGCCGCCGGCCTGGTCAAGGTCGTGTTCGCCACCGAGACCCTGGCGCTGGGCATCAACATGCCCGCCCGCACCGTGGTGCTGGAGCGGCTGGTCAAGTACAACGGCGAGGAACACGTCGACCTGACGCCGGGGGAGTACACCCAGCTGACCGGCCGGGCCGGACGACGCGGCATCGACATCGAGGGCCACGCGGTCACCATCTGGGGCGCCGACGTCGACCCCCGGCACGTGGCGGGCCTGGCCTCGACGCGCACCTACCCGCTCAACTCCAGTTTCTCGCCCTCGTACAACATGGCGATCAACCTGATCGCGACCCTGGGCACCGACAAGTCCCGGGAGTTGCTGTCGTCGAGTTTCGCGCAGTTCCAGGCCGACCGCACCGTGGTGGGCCTGGCCGAGCAGGCCCGCGCCGCGCGCCGCGCCGCCGGCGAGTTCGACCCGTTGATCTCGTGCGACCGCGGCGACTTCGAGGAGTACTTCGCGTTGCGCATGGCCGCCACCGACCGCGAGAAACGCGCGTCGCGGCAGCGCAAGGCCGACGCCCGCACCGACGCGCGCGCCTCACTGGCGCGACTGCGCGTCGGCGACGTCATCCGGATCCCGGCCGGTCGCCGCGCGGGCCTGGCCGTCGTGCTGGATCCCGGTCTGTCCCGGGCGGGCCGCGACGGCGAGCAGCGTCCGCTGGTGCTGACCGAGGCCCGCTGGGCTGGCCGGCTGGCCGGTTCGGCGTTCCCGCAGGCGGTGGAGGCGCTGGCGCGCATCAAGGTGCCCAAGCACTTCAACCACCGCAACCCG containing:
- the pyrF gene encoding orotidine-5'-phosphate decarboxylase, producing the protein MGDLTFGARTAKALTKRGPLCVGIDPHSQLLRTWGLDDDVKGAERFCMTIVDALAGEVAFIKPQSAFFERFGSAGIGLLERVISESRHAGAQILLDVKRGDIGSTMQAYAQAYLDPASPLAVDAVTASPYLGVGSLQPMFDLASAHRRGVFVLALTSNAEGGQVQKAVRKDGRTVAQSVIDEVAAANADAEPMGSLGVVVGATISACRGDDAARSRQMTHGITHTARSGESAHDLDALNGPILVPGMGTQGGKPADLRRVLGRAATWAIPSYSRDIARHGPSAGGLRQAAKQAMEACAEAVGR
- a CDS encoding HAD family hydrolase yields the protein MGIVPSVLPNNPDDTGPATTVRPIRAVLFDFHGTLAQVESPSVSVEHAAAAAGVTLPQYRATVLGDALGALGWVGSGQPAKVLPYFAQAWADRDLSEIDHREAFVGLASQTSGAFEGFAEGMYERLCSPEGWVAYPDTIPTLEALRAAAIPIALVSNIGFDVRPVAKHLGFDHLIDHWILSYEVRCCKPEPEIFREACLRLEVEPDEALMVGDSFADAAATQLGIRTFLLPHAGPGEPVGLSAVPSLVSRV
- a CDS encoding class F sortase; this encodes MSRRSRSGPRGIATASGQRIPRPVAVCLTLTVIAAAGCGLMLGALTPLPSTSPQPQAVPVPPSVPPVPSLSPGQIAPPGLSRSTPTVVDIAAIGVHSPVTPVGLDRDGTIEAPDLDQPHQTGWYSHGPAPGQIGTAALVGHVDSRRSGAAVFYDLGSLETGDSIVVSRRDGRDVTFTVDLVESYPKKKFPYGAVFTNTGYAALRLITCGGNFDTKRRSYTHNIVVYATMAT
- a CDS encoding trypsin-like serine peptidase is translated as MRAKHLLAVAAATIAAAGALAVASGTATAESQQADPAALPEPSVEKVGEHVDDPTKLSYKDSDGAVTVSHPGATYVKVNFTSLDLAPGDSLTVSAPGGTEKHTYHGAPGDGLRKTDAGYTRHGDSGFAALSVEGDTAKVTLHRSSGSTAKGAVIEGYWRGYDTKEYAKANADTRSVCDNDARRDVTCYAESRPTEYANAKPVARLLMGGSACTAFRVGNTNRLLTNNHCMSDQGTVASSETQFGYECATCGGNDPAEPTKVGGETMVSTDAGLDYTLYSVQNFDSISSFGTLYVEEREPSAGERIYIPGHGDASPKRLSIFEEEDNGTECSIQEPNLDSTNAGYMCDTSGGNSGSPVIAGDTNKVIALHHLGGCHNAGTRMALIFPEISGDIDNNA
- the gmk gene encoding guanylate kinase, yielding MSFDDHRPVAARLTVLSGPSGVGKGSVKALIRERYPWVWFSVSATTRAPRPDEIPGFHYHYYDRAHFEKLAADGMFLEWAQYANNLYGTPRGPIEERLDAGLPAVTEADLQGARQIRQAMPQARLVFLAPPSWDELVRRLTGRGTEDAETIKRRLALAEAELSAESEFDYTITNYSVEQATEELVGLLGSPTQPTEACPVGKTLAATHF
- the metK gene encoding methionine adenosyltransferase gives rise to the protein MARRLFTSESVTEGHPDKIADQISDGILDALLTEDPASRVAVETLITTGQVHVAGEVTTGAYADIPSIVRETILGIGYDSSKKGFDGASCGVSVSIGSQSPDIAQGVDKALESREDASDHDALDLQGAGDQGMMFGFACGETPELMPLPIALSHRLSQRLSAVRKDGTVPYLRPDGKTQVTIEYDDLKPVKLNTVVVSSQHAPDVSLDSLMTPDIAEHVVAPELKALDIDVSDFRLLVNPTGRFEIGGPMGDAGLTGRKIIVDTYGGYARHGGGAFSGKDPSKVDRSAAYAMRWVAKNVVAAGLAERCETQVAYAIGKAHPVSVRVETFGTETIPVAKIEEAIGKVFDLRPAAIIRDLNLLRPIYRQTAAYGHFGRELPELSWETTDRVDALKAAV
- the rpoZ gene encoding DNA-directed RNA polymerase subunit omega — encoded protein: MSGTVADPTGITKPPIDDLLEKTHSKYQLVIYGAKRARQINAYYSQLGEGLLEYVGPLVETTPQEKSLSIALREIDQDLLITEALPDVEDTPKGPSGVPAVETDII
- the mihF gene encoding integration host factor, actinobacterial type translates to MPLPSLTPEQRAAALEKAAAARKARAELKEKLKTGELSLADVLAAASKDDIAGKMKVSAVLKALPGIGDKRTVQIMEKLKIADSRRLRGLGEHQRQALLAEFSGDDD
- the coaBC gene encoding bifunctional phosphopantothenoylcysteine decarboxylase/phosphopantothenate--cysteine ligase CoaBC, producing the protein MCADAPVRPEVILGVSGGIAAYKACELLRLFTESGHAVTVIPTEAALRFVGEPTWAALSGRPVATGVFDDAHDVPHVQLGRKAELVVVAPATADVMARAVSGRADDLLTATLLTARCPVLFAPAMHTEMWEHPATVDNVATLRRRGAIVAEPASGRLTGADTGKGRLPDPAEIFAFARHLLAGASVGENLRGRHILVTAGGTREAIDPVRYLANRSSGKQGFALARAAAARGAKVTIVAANVSLPVPLGAEVITVESAAQLRSATVEAAAGADAVIMAAAPADFRPASYSDAKIKKDAETTTWSLDLETTVDIAAELGRAKRPGQVLVTFAAETHDAVAHAKAKLAAKNADLMVLNDVSGGKAFGRDDNAVTLLWPDGTSREVALSSKDAIAGAVVDAVAAELRPL
- a CDS encoding quinone-dependent dihydroorotate dehydrogenase — translated: MLYKHLVRPILYRMGRGDPEVAHEKTLGMLTGAKPWMLSALEKVNKVSDPRRVFGIDFPNAVGLAAGMDKNGVAVAAWPALGFGFVELGTVTWYGQPGNPRPRLYRLPDSQALINRMGFNNEGAQALAARLGQPPRPAVPVGISLGKSATTSLEHAVDDYVASFHALYRYGDYFAVNVSSPNTPGLRTLQDAEQLSRILRALYEEGARLSGGARPKPILVKLAPDLTEPAIFQALEVCMTHGVSGVIAANTTLGRDKVAKTDTDRAAQPGGLSGAPLRDITRSIVSFIHRETAGRLPIIGVGGITSADDAVRLVDAGASLVQLYTGLVYSGPALVRKSARAIRKAPPARPPIRPQGGARRG